In the bacterium genome, ATTTTTTTGGTTTAAAATCTATATTTTGGGAGCATTGGTAATTTTTTGGTTGATATTTTTAGGATTAGAAAGATCCCTTTTTTGGGCTACAGTCTTTCTTTTTGGAGCTACTATTTGGACAGGTCTTTTTTTTGAGTCAATGTTTATTTATTTTTTACTCGTTTTTGTTTTAGAAATCTGGGTAGTAGTTTTAATTTATCAGGAAGAGATAAGGCGTTTTTTTAAAAAAAGCAGCTCCGCGCCTCTTTACTCTTCTGTTGCCAAAGAGATTGGAGATTTTTTGGAGTTTGCTTTGCGCAATAAACTTTGTGGCATACTGGTTTTTAAACGTAAAGATGACCTAAAGGCTTTTAAGGAAACAGGGGAGTTGATTAGGGCTAAAGTTGATGCTTTAGTTTTGAGCCAGTTTTTTGCCCCTGATTCATTATTTAAAAGCAAGGCTGTTATTGTTGAGGGTGAAGAGGTAGTAGCGGTTAATTGTGTTTTGCCTCAAACAGGCCCTCGTTATTTAGACAAAATAGAGCAAAGCGCTTTTGCTCTTTCTCGGATTAGTGATGCTTTAATTGTGGTTTTTAAGGAAGGGAAGTTGACCCTTTTCTTAGAGGGAAGTCGGACCAAAACTACTCCCCAACGAATAGGGGCGATTCTAAAGACATTGCGTTCAGGACAAAAAATTAGGGTTGTTTAATTTCGCTTTTGTCTCAAAAATTAAGGTGCTATAATAAAATTAAGGTGCTATAATAAAGTTGTAATGTCTAATTTTCTTTCTCCTTTTGAAGATTTTGGCTTTTTGCCTGAAGAAAAGGGGCTGGAGCCTAAACCTAAAGATTTAGGCGGAGTAATTAGTTCTAGAGTTATTACTTTACTAAAGCAAAAACTGAACTCTTCTAAGAAATCAGAACGTCTGGCAGCAGCTTGGGAGTTAGCAAAAATAAAAAATCCCAAAGTGCTTCCTCTTTTAAAAAAGGCTCTCTTTGCTGAAGACGACAAAGAGGTTCTTTCTGAGTTAATTTCTGCCTTTGTTCATTATCCAGAGAAGGAGGCTGTTTCTGAATTAGCGCGTTTTGTTTTTCAGTGTCAAGATTCGGATTTGCGAAAAAAAGCAGTTTGGGTTATGTCCCATTTTGACTCTTCTAAAACAGCTTTGGAGGCTTTGCGCAATCTTTTATTAACTGATCCGGATGCGGAAGTGAGAAAGGAAGCAGCTTTTGCTTTAGGGGAAATTGCCAATACCGAAGCTTTATCAGCTTTAAAAGAAGCGCTTTTAAGTGATGAGAACGTTAAAGTCAGACAGATGGTGGTTTGGGCTTTAGGAGGATTAAAGCAAGCAGGGGAGGAGTATTTAATTAGGGTTTTACATGAAGATTCTTCTCTCTTTGTGAGAAGAGAATCAGCTTGGGTGTTAGGGAAAGTGAAGTCTCGTCGCGCCGTTGGAGAATTGATTGAGGCTTTAAAAAGAGAAAGCTCTCAGTTGGTTTTAGAGATTATTCTTTGGGCTGTGGCTGAGATTTCTCCCAAATCTCTTTCGCGGCTTCAATTTGTATTGGAGAAAGAATATGCAGAAAAGATTAAAGCTGAGTATATTTGGCTGTTGGGGAAATATAACCAAAAGAGTTTATTAAAAAAGCTTCTTCGTTTGTATCCCGGCTCATCTGTGAAGGTAAAAAAAGCTTTTATTTGGTCCTTAACGCAAGCAGGAGGAAGAATAGCTCCAAGATATCTTCGCCAATGGTACAAATTGGAGAAGAAAAAATCTTTAAAAGAGAAAATTTTGTGGGCAATGGGGCAAAAACAAGGCAAATAGTTTATCTTAAGAACTTGCCGAGAATGGAAGATTTTTCTCTTGACAGAGTTTCTCTTTGGTTTACAATAAGTATTGCTCTCTAAATAAGTACCTTTAAAAAATAAACAGCAATGTTTTTGTTTAGTTCTTTCTATCGCTTCTGGGCTCTATTTGAGAAGAGTTTGATCCTGGCTCAGGGTGAG is a window encoding:
- a CDS encoding diadenylate cyclase encodes the protein MELFFWFKIYILGALVIFWLIFLGLERSLFWATVFLFGATIWTGLFFESMFIYFLLVFVLEIWVVVLIYQEEIRRFFKKSSSAPLYSSVAKEIGDFLEFALRNKLCGILVFKRKDDLKAFKETGELIRAKVDALVLSQFFAPDSLFKSKAVIVEGEEVVAVNCVLPQTGPRYLDKIEQSAFALSRISDALIVVFKEGKLTLFLEGSRTKTTPQRIGAILKTLRSGQKIRVV
- a CDS encoding HEAT repeat domain-containing protein; the encoded protein is MSNFLSPFEDFGFLPEEKGLEPKPKDLGGVISSRVITLLKQKLNSSKKSERLAAAWELAKIKNPKVLPLLKKALFAEDDKEVLSELISAFVHYPEKEAVSELARFVFQCQDSDLRKKAVWVMSHFDSSKTALEALRNLLLTDPDAEVRKEAAFALGEIANTEALSALKEALLSDENVKVRQMVVWALGGLKQAGEEYLIRVLHEDSSLFVRRESAWVLGKVKSRRAVGELIEALKRESSQLVLEIILWAVAEISPKSLSRLQFVLEKEYAEKIKAEYIWLLGKYNQKSLLKKLLRLYPGSSVKVKKAFIWSLTQAGGRIAPRYLRQWYKLEKKKSLKEKILWAMGQKQGK